From Oenococcus sicerae, the proteins below share one genomic window:
- a CDS encoding exonuclease domain-containing protein — MDENSTFAIVDLETTAPFKEDGHIIQIGISFVKKWKIINNFQTMVNPGVKIPNQIVDLTGIKNEDVQDAPYFEDLAAMIHDQLSEAVFVAHNVRYDFPYLNGEFTRIKMHRLRVEYVDTVQLAQIIFPTIPSYKLDELVQHLGIKLPRHHRADQDAHATAQLFLKIHEQIDQLPVQTLATLLDHSASLLGNTEKIFSFAKGQAQTAHHDPFAFKTPTVLPATKKQLLDWISDKKQFSNKKVLPSPILRPRQETFANIFQSKIANKKINAYSVFSRPRFGKSNAYLLLADQLAEKSARVLIIEENVQRRKLLFQKSQVMLAAHKDRFAIPITRKDFVDLNKFNESLSIEESPTRQLAKLRILTWLAETKTGYLHELVNGFPEQLFSLFTDQDPATDFDYYKQAVKVYNFPAIGITDLDSFFVTEREFSKNYDLFIFDVGKGFSDLLDHDLNFSNQSIFFTQAEEYLKNWYSMRSFSNFESLLASLNN; from the coding sequence ATGGATGAAAATTCAACTTTTGCAATTGTGGATCTCGAGACGACCGCACCCTTTAAAGAGGACGGCCATATCATTCAAATTGGCATCAGTTTTGTTAAAAAATGGAAAATCATTAATAATTTTCAAACAATGGTCAATCCTGGTGTGAAAATTCCGAATCAAATCGTTGATTTGACAGGAATTAAAAATGAAGATGTTCAAGATGCACCATACTTTGAAGATCTGGCGGCCATGATTCATGATCAATTATCTGAAGCTGTTTTTGTGGCGCACAATGTTCGTTACGATTTTCCCTACTTGAATGGCGAATTTACGCGAATTAAAATGCATCGTTTGCGAGTCGAGTATGTTGATACGGTTCAGCTAGCACAAATTATTTTTCCGACGATACCTAGTTATAAGTTAGATGAGCTGGTCCAACATTTGGGTATTAAATTGCCGCGTCACCATCGTGCTGATCAGGATGCCCATGCAACGGCTCAATTATTTTTAAAGATCCACGAACAGATCGATCAGCTGCCGGTCCAAACACTAGCAACTTTGCTTGACCATTCTGCCAGTTTACTCGGGAATACGGAAAAAATTTTTTCTTTTGCCAAGGGACAGGCACAGACTGCGCATCACGATCCCTTCGCTTTTAAAACACCCACGGTTTTACCGGCTACGAAAAAACAGCTGCTGGATTGGATTTCAGATAAAAAACAATTCTCGAATAAAAAAGTCCTGCCATCGCCGATCTTACGACCTCGACAAGAGACATTTGCTAATATTTTTCAGTCTAAGATCGCAAATAAAAAAATTAATGCTTATTCGGTTTTTTCACGGCCAAGATTTGGAAAAAGCAATGCTTACTTGCTGTTGGCCGACCAGCTTGCCGAGAAGTCCGCAAGAGTACTGATCATCGAAGAAAACGTTCAAAGAAGAAAACTGCTTTTCCAAAAATCTCAAGTGATGCTGGCCGCTCATAAGGATCGTTTTGCCATTCCGATCACGCGCAAGGATTTTGTCGACCTGAACAAATTTAATGAAAGCTTAAGTATCGAAGAAAGTCCGACTCGCCAATTGGCAAAACTCAGAATTTTAACTTGGTTAGCCGAAACAAAGACTGGCTATTTGCATGAACTAGTTAATGGTTTTCCTGAGCAGCTTTTCAGTCTTTTTACTGATCAGGATCCAGCAACTGATTTTGATTATTACAAGCAGGCAGTGAAGGTTTATAATTTTCCTGCAATCGGTATTACTGATTTGGATAGTTTTTTCGTCACGGAGCGGGAATTTTCAAAAAATTATGATTTATTTATTTTTGATGTCGGCAAAGGTTTTTCGGATCTACTTGACCATGATCTAAATTTTTCAAACCAAAGTATTTTCTTTACTCAAGCTGAGGAATATTTGAAAAATTGGTACTCGATGCGAAGCTTTTCTAATTTTGAGTCCTTGCTGGCGTCTTTAAACAATTAA
- a CDS encoding SF1B family DNA helicase RecD2 — MAQLTASIRRSFFKNSENDYAVLLAKVADNDFDWNEAEITVTGAVANLKIGESYEFSGQVTDHPKYGKQFKVFDYQSVLPDDSEGIIDFLSSELFEKIGRKTAEKIVDSFGRQALSVIEDDPDQLKGIGLKKNQIENLKKGVLDNKEKSSAIAQTSQYGLSQSVIEHLFDAFGLNFTNLLLENPYQFIGQIDNFTFDDAQQVARVNNFDNQTDQIDGAIIFSLIKNAAEAGNTYITKKQLIESVSEFLQSGPGFFDTEIAQETDHLAESKRIIVANDRITLKENYELELSVLNDLKRIIVANDRITLKENYELELSVLNDLKRLRQGQLSLKKKSISLVDSVLDADQKKAVESVFQNQITILTGGPGTGKTTVIKTIISQWEKDVDQAENADKFKQTKNLILLAAPTGRAATRITEVTGRDAVTIHHLLGASSDGYFDFDQSNQLQAGLIVIDEMSMVDLGLFQHFLAAVPSGCRLLFVGDKDQLPSVGAGQILTDLILSDQFATIELQINHRQTKGSGIDILSQDLKQGIVDPKMFQNGNDISFFKLEEYQLARGISKILSAAIHFGIKKEDLQIITPTNRLVDLLNHLARPYLIDDDRQIDDQSPDFLAGDRVMQQENNAEKSVNNGDIGYVVTAHLDGPIRSRFLSVDFFGSTVTYKENEIKQLRLSYASTVHKAQGSEFKNVIFVLTSSFNHFVTRNLVYTGVTRAEKSLILIGSQTAFTEAINNPTPIRQTNLVKLLTGKDQLVIKMASEEVTQDGDQQLTNSLVDSGQIDPMIGMADVKPTDFIKS, encoded by the coding sequence GTGGCTCAGCTAACAGCAAGTATTAGACGTTCTTTTTTTAAAAACAGCGAGAATGATTATGCTGTTCTTTTGGCGAAGGTTGCCGACAATGATTTTGACTGGAATGAAGCAGAAATTACCGTCACCGGTGCGGTCGCGAATTTAAAAATTGGCGAGTCCTATGAATTTTCCGGTCAAGTGACCGATCATCCTAAATATGGCAAACAGTTCAAAGTTTTTGATTATCAATCTGTGCTGCCCGACGATAGTGAGGGGATCATTGATTTTTTAAGTTCAGAGCTCTTTGAAAAAATCGGCCGTAAAACGGCTGAAAAAATCGTTGATAGTTTTGGTCGGCAAGCTCTGTCCGTTATTGAAGATGATCCGGATCAATTAAAAGGGATCGGTTTGAAAAAAAATCAAATCGAAAATTTAAAAAAAGGTGTTTTAGACAACAAGGAAAAGTCAAGTGCCATTGCGCAAACAAGCCAGTATGGTCTCAGCCAGTCTGTCATTGAGCATCTGTTTGATGCCTTCGGTCTGAATTTTACGAATTTACTGCTTGAAAACCCTTATCAATTTATTGGTCAAATAGATAATTTTACTTTTGACGATGCCCAGCAAGTCGCGCGTGTGAATAATTTTGACAATCAGACTGATCAAATCGATGGTGCGATCATTTTTAGTTTGATTAAAAACGCTGCAGAAGCTGGCAATACATATATAACAAAAAAGCAGTTAATTGAGAGTGTTTCAGAATTTTTGCAGAGTGGTCCTGGCTTTTTCGACACAGAGATCGCCCAAGAAACGGATCACTTAGCTGAATCAAAACGTATCATCGTGGCCAATGACCGCATCACGTTAAAAGAAAATTACGAGCTGGAGTTATCAGTTTTAAATGATTTAAAACGTATCATCGTGGCCAATGACCGCATCACGTTAAAAGAAAATTACGAGCTGGAGTTATCAGTTTTAAATGATTTAAAACGACTGCGGCAGGGCCAACTCAGCCTTAAAAAGAAATCGATTTCTTTGGTTGATTCTGTGTTGGATGCAGACCAAAAAAAAGCAGTTGAATCTGTTTTTCAAAATCAGATCACGATTTTAACTGGCGGTCCCGGTACTGGGAAAACGACTGTCATTAAAACGATCATTTCGCAGTGGGAAAAAGATGTTGATCAAGCCGAAAATGCTGATAAATTCAAACAAACTAAGAATTTGATTTTACTGGCTGCACCAACAGGCCGCGCTGCCACGCGTATTACTGAGGTAACCGGACGCGACGCAGTCACTATCCACCATTTGCTAGGGGCAAGTTCCGATGGCTACTTTGATTTTGATCAGAGCAATCAATTGCAGGCGGGATTAATTGTGATCGATGAGATGTCAATGGTTGATCTTGGCTTGTTTCAGCATTTTTTGGCTGCCGTTCCCAGCGGTTGTCGGCTATTGTTCGTTGGTGATAAAGACCAGCTGCCTTCTGTGGGCGCTGGCCAGATTTTGACTGATCTGATTTTGAGCGATCAATTTGCGACCATCGAGCTGCAGATTAATCATCGACAAACAAAAGGATCAGGTATCGATATTTTGTCTCAGGACTTAAAACAAGGGATCGTTGATCCAAAAATGTTTCAAAATGGCAATGATATTTCCTTTTTCAAATTGGAAGAGTATCAATTGGCGCGTGGGATCAGCAAAATTCTCAGTGCTGCGATCCACTTTGGCATCAAAAAAGAAGACTTGCAGATCATTACGCCGACCAATCGTCTCGTGGACTTGCTAAATCATTTAGCCCGACCTTATTTGATTGACGATGATCGCCAAATTGATGATCAATCACCAGATTTTTTAGCTGGTGATCGCGTGATGCAGCAAGAAAATAATGCAGAAAAATCAGTTAATAATGGTGATATTGGTTATGTGGTCACAGCCCATTTGGATGGGCCGATCCGATCGCGTTTTCTATCAGTCGATTTTTTCGGCAGCACAGTCACTTATAAAGAAAATGAGATCAAACAGCTGCGCTTAAGTTATGCCTCAACCGTTCATAAAGCACAAGGCAGCGAGTTTAAAAATGTTATTTTCGTGTTGACCAGTAGCTTTAATCATTTTGTGACGCGTAATCTTGTCTACACAGGGGTCACGCGAGCCGAAAAATCCTTAATTTTGATCGGCAGTCAAACAGCTTTCACAGAGGCGATCAATAATCCGACGCCGATCCGGCAGACAAATCTAGTAAAATTATTAACTGGTAAAGATCAGCTTGTAATCAAAATGGCCTCTGAAGAGGTAACGCAAGACGGCGATCAGCAATTAACGAATAGTTTGGTTGATAGCGGCCAAATTGATCCTATGATCGGCATGGCCGATGTAAAACCAACGGATTTTATCAAATCATGA
- a CDS encoding mevalonate kinase family protein — MCEFKIPGKLMLAGEYAVTVPGHLAIVFAIDRFISKKGSQLVNKKGIKYGLGSSGAYAVFKTKSQYPALLDDALFKKSLQLSRQTQIQNSGADIAASTFSGLLIYQNGHLPKSLLFPNNWQLLVGWTGTPAVTSELVKINQLSENFLAQSDLIVQNMIAAIREQNFDLFSQQLILAEKNLETLKGVLTDKLAKAIQIARQFDVAAKISGAGGGDNVIAFAQDKKIVDKIKQDWRKAGIIPLDLHVYYKK; from the coding sequence ATGTGTGAGTTCAAGATTCCCGGAAAATTAATGCTGGCCGGCGAGTATGCGGTTACTGTACCTGGACATTTAGCGATCGTCTTCGCGATCGATCGTTTTATATCAAAAAAAGGCTCGCAGCTAGTCAACAAAAAAGGCATTAAATATGGCCTCGGATCATCAGGCGCCTATGCTGTTTTCAAAACAAAAAGCCAGTATCCAGCACTTTTAGATGATGCTCTTTTTAAAAAATCGCTCCAGTTGTCTCGGCAAACACAAATCCAAAACTCCGGCGCCGATATCGCTGCTTCAACATTTAGCGGACTGCTTATCTACCAAAATGGCCATCTGCCAAAAAGCTTGTTGTTTCCAAATAATTGGCAGCTGCTGGTCGGTTGGACAGGCACACCGGCAGTTACGAGCGAATTAGTTAAGATAAATCAGCTTTCCGAAAATTTTTTGGCCCAATCAGATCTGATCGTTCAAAACATGATCGCTGCCATTCGTGAGCAGAATTTTGATCTCTTTAGTCAGCAACTCATCTTGGCTGAAAAAAATTTAGAAACTTTAAAAGGCGTCTTAACTGATAAGCTGGCTAAAGCCATTCAAATCGCCAGACAGTTCGATGTCGCAGCCAAAATATCCGGTGCTGGTGGTGGTGACAACGTGATCGCTTTTGCTCAAGACAAAAAAATCGTCGACAAAATCAAACAAGATTGGCGAAAAGCCGGCATCATTCCGCTAGATTTGCACGTATACTATAAAAAGTGA
- the mvaD gene encoding diphosphomevalonate decarboxylase, whose product MSKARAYTNIALIKYWGKSDPLWNLPTTGSIGLTLDQLYTETSAKINDDLKQDYFMLNGQKTQNLKVMKVMNFLRDLTGDRHFVEIFSENHVPTAAGLASSASGFAALAMAASQAFGLSLDRKELSTIARLGSGSASRSVFGGFSIWHAGHDHDSSFAESILDPLNFDIRVIDILADKSTKKISSSQGMQLAQSAPNYAAWCSNSQKQIDDMLAAIANSDLEKIGLIAEKNALAMHELNRTAIQAFDYFTQNTRDIIAATKKLYNSGTLAFATIDAGPNVKVITNSENQSTVIETLKNYGEILVQKAGPGVTNV is encoded by the coding sequence ATGTCTAAGGCTCGTGCTTACACAAATATAGCCCTGATTAAATATTGGGGTAAAAGCGATCCGCTTTGGAATCTGCCAACGACTGGCTCGATCGGTCTGACTTTGGACCAGCTTTATACAGAGACCAGTGCCAAGATAAATGATGACTTAAAACAAGATTATTTTATGTTGAATGGTCAAAAGACGCAAAATTTAAAAGTTATGAAAGTCATGAATTTTTTGCGAGATCTAACTGGTGATCGTCATTTTGTCGAAATCTTCAGCGAAAATCATGTGCCCACTGCCGCCGGTCTAGCTTCATCAGCTTCAGGCTTTGCTGCCCTCGCTATGGCCGCTAGTCAGGCCTTCGGCCTATCTTTGGATCGAAAAGAACTCTCGACGATCGCACGTCTGGGCTCCGGATCAGCCAGCCGTTCGGTTTTTGGCGGCTTCTCCATCTGGCATGCCGGCCATGATCATGACAGTTCTTTTGCCGAAAGTATTTTAGATCCACTGAATTTTGATATCCGCGTGATCGATATTTTAGCTGATAAATCAACAAAAAAAATCTCGTCCAGTCAAGGCATGCAATTAGCCCAAAGTGCCCCGAACTATGCCGCTTGGTGTTCAAACAGTCAAAAGCAGATTGATGATATGCTGGCTGCAATTGCTAACAGCGATCTGGAAAAAATCGGCTTGATCGCTGAGAAAAACGCACTAGCCATGCATGAATTAAATCGAACAGCTATACAAGCTTTTGATTATTTCACACAAAATACGCGTGACATCATTGCGGCCACGAAAAAGCTATACAACAGCGGCACACTGGCTTTTGCAACGATTGATGCCGGCCCCAATGTCAAAGTGATCACAAATAGTGAAAATCAAAGCACCGTTATTGAAACGCTCAAAAATTATGGTGAAATTTTGGTCCAAAAAGCAGGTCCAGGTGTCACTAATGTGTGA
- a CDS encoding 5'-methylthioadenosine/adenosylhomocysteine nucleosidase, producing the protein MKIGIITPMEQEKRQLLAALDHIKSVTIAGQDFSQGQIYGKDVILTESGIGKVQAAMATGVLLDRYQPDLVVNTGSAGGLATGLHIGDQVIADRLAHHDVYNTKFEGSVGYVPEKPRFFESDPQLVEDFKKANPQAKTGLVVTGDSFVTGSMKTQIMANFPEALAVEMEGAAVAQVAYDFATPFVVLRAISDAADDQAAGTFDQFIVTAGEKSAKLLLNFIQSL; encoded by the coding sequence ATGAAAATCGGAATTATTACACCAATGGAACAAGAAAAGCGCCAATTATTGGCAGCTTTGGATCATATTAAAAGCGTTACGATAGCTGGACAGGATTTTTCTCAGGGACAAATTTATGGCAAAGATGTTATTTTGACGGAATCCGGAATCGGTAAAGTACAGGCGGCTATGGCAACAGGCGTTTTGCTGGATCGCTATCAGCCTGATCTGGTCGTTAACACGGGCTCTGCCGGCGGTCTAGCAACTGGTTTGCACATCGGCGATCAAGTGATCGCTGACCGTTTGGCACATCATGATGTTTATAATACGAAATTTGAAGGGTCAGTTGGTTACGTCCCTGAAAAACCGCGTTTTTTCGAATCTGATCCGCAGTTAGTCGAAGATTTTAAGAAGGCTAATCCGCAGGCTAAGACAGGACTTGTTGTGACGGGTGATTCCTTTGTCACAGGCAGCATGAAAACTCAGATCATGGCTAATTTTCCCGAAGCTTTGGCTGTTGAAATGGAAGGGGCCGCTGTTGCGCAGGTTGCTTATGATTTTGCGACACCCTTTGTTGTTTTGCGAGCAATTTCTGATGCAGCTGATGATCAAGCTGCTGGTACTTTTGATCAATTTATCGTCACTGCCGGTGAGAAGTCGGCAAAACTGCTGTTAAATTTCATTCAATCGCTTTAA
- the mvk gene encoding mevalonate kinase: protein MNFGFGQAHAKAHLLGEHSVVYGYPAIIAPLLSLSTKAEVIDSDKTLIETDNFSGTMFQLNYRFSGIYSLLTELLNFFEEPDLTFKLHIKSNIPSKKGLGSSAAYAVAIVKAFCDYFDYDYSDEEVFKIAQISENKNHGRSSGGDTYAVMAEGPIFFDTNKDATILKLDTKAYIVVADSGTAGLTSQAVQLVADNYEKDPETFGNYFKQMGAIAEKGREEIIADDLKDFGRLMTENQNLLAKLGVSTPYLERLIKIALNNGALGAKLTGGGLGGSIVALTDTEAKAAEIKKALNKAGAPESWISKI, encoded by the coding sequence ATGAATTTCGGTTTTGGACAAGCACACGCTAAAGCACACCTTCTCGGAGAGCACTCCGTTGTTTACGGATATCCGGCTATTATCGCCCCTTTATTAAGTCTCAGCACAAAAGCTGAGGTCATTGATTCAGATAAAACATTAATTGAGACTGATAACTTTTCTGGAACAATGTTCCAGCTCAACTACCGTTTTAGCGGTATCTATAGCCTTTTGACTGAATTGTTAAATTTCTTTGAAGAACCCGATCTCACTTTTAAATTACATATCAAATCCAATATTCCGTCAAAAAAAGGACTTGGTTCTTCAGCTGCCTACGCAGTGGCTATCGTCAAGGCTTTTTGCGATTATTTTGATTATGATTACTCAGATGAGGAAGTTTTCAAAATTGCTCAAATTTCCGAAAACAAGAATCATGGTCGATCGTCCGGCGGTGATACCTATGCCGTGATGGCTGAAGGGCCGATCTTTTTTGACACGAATAAAGACGCAACCATCCTAAAACTCGATACAAAAGCTTATATTGTTGTGGCCGATTCAGGAACAGCCGGTTTAACCTCCCAAGCTGTCCAACTCGTCGCTGATAATTACGAAAAAGATCCAGAAACATTCGGCAATTATTTTAAACAGATGGGTGCGATCGCTGAAAAAGGCCGCGAGGAGATTATTGCTGACGATTTAAAAGATTTCGGTCGATTAATGACTGAGAACCAAAATCTACTGGCAAAATTAGGTGTTTCAACTCCTTATCTTGAACGACTGATTAAAATTGCCTTAAATAATGGTGCTCTCGGTGCCAAATTGACTGGTGGCGGTCTTGGCGGCAGTATTGTTGCCCTGACAGACACCGAAGCAAAAGCCGCCGAGATTAAAAAAGCCTTAAATAAGGCCGGTGCGCCCGAAAGCTGGATCTCAAAAATATAA
- the asnS gene encoding asparagine--tRNA ligase, whose product MSEVKMIRIEDAAEYVGRVVKIGVWLRQKRGGGKIAFLQLRDGTGFMQGVVSATDVDEATFKLAEHLKQETSLYVTGTIHADSRSEFGYEMAVSEIEIVGESENYPISPKEHGTDFLFDERHLYLRHQKPYATLKIRDELIRAIYDFFHEDGFLKLDAPIITDSAPEGTTELFPVDYFGKEAYLSQTGQLYAEAGAMAFGKVYDFGPTFRAEKSSTRRHLTEFWMIDAEMAWMHQEQSLEVQERFIAYLIQRVIDNCRVELKMLGRDIEKLASYTKLPYPRVSYDDAVKLLQDNGFKIDWGVDFGSPEETFLANHFTSPFFVVNFPKAVKAFYMKRHPTRDDVVISADLMAPEGYGEIIGGSERDTDYDYLKQRLIDQHLDLNEYSWYLDLRKYGTVPHSGFGLGLERLIRFVAGEDHIRETIPFPRTLNRLHP is encoded by the coding sequence ATGTCAGAAGTAAAAATGATCAGAATCGAAGATGCTGCTGAATATGTTGGCCGAGTGGTCAAGATCGGTGTTTGGCTGCGGCAAAAAAGAGGCGGCGGTAAAATCGCTTTTTTGCAGTTGCGTGATGGTACGGGGTTTATGCAGGGAGTTGTTTCGGCCACTGATGTTGACGAAGCAACTTTTAAGCTGGCTGAACATTTAAAACAGGAAACGAGTCTCTATGTTACCGGCACGATCCATGCAGACTCTCGAAGCGAATTTGGTTACGAAATGGCTGTCTCTGAGATTGAAATCGTTGGTGAGTCTGAGAATTACCCGATTTCACCAAAAGAGCATGGCACTGATTTTTTGTTCGATGAGCGTCACCTCTACTTGCGTCATCAAAAGCCTTACGCAACTCTAAAAATTCGTGATGAACTCATTCGGGCTATTTACGATTTCTTTCATGAGGATGGTTTTTTAAAATTAGATGCACCGATCATCACCGATTCCGCTCCTGAAGGCACTACGGAACTTTTTCCGGTTGATTACTTTGGCAAAGAAGCTTATTTGTCACAAACTGGCCAGCTTTATGCGGAAGCCGGGGCGATGGCTTTTGGCAAGGTTTATGATTTTGGACCAACTTTCAGAGCTGAAAAATCTTCGACTCGACGCCATTTGACTGAATTTTGGATGATCGACGCCGAAATGGCATGGATGCACCAAGAGCAGTCGTTAGAAGTTCAGGAACGATTTATTGCCTATTTGATCCAAAGAGTTATCGATAATTGTCGTGTTGAGTTAAAAATGTTGGGTCGAGACATAGAAAAATTAGCTTCTTACACGAAATTGCCTTACCCGCGCGTGAGTTATGATGATGCTGTTAAACTGTTGCAGGACAATGGTTTTAAGATCGATTGGGGTGTTGATTTTGGTTCTCCGGAAGAGACTTTTTTGGCAAATCATTTTACTTCGCCCTTTTTCGTTGTTAATTTTCCCAAAGCGGTCAAAGCTTTTTATATGAAACGCCATCCAACACGAGATGATGTGGTCATTTCAGCTGATCTCATGGCACCTGAAGGCTACGGCGAAATTATTGGCGGTTCTGAACGTGATACTGATTATGATTATCTAAAACAGCGGTTGATTGATCAGCATTTGGATCTTAATGAATACAGTTGGTATCTGGATCTGCGCAAGTATGGTACGGTACCGCACTCAGGATTCGGTCTGGGTTTGGAACGTTTGATTCG
- a CDS encoding SGNH/GDSL hydrolase family protein: MTNFPLTIESNAFLGGWIEDLPSKQIISTNLGAEIYLKSHRCSKLLFNWPSHVLGKQPSRILFSIDGGPFISQSLDSDYFQLDLDAACDHLIRIMTQAITFVRAESWSLAEIFTLKGIQYDGSLVGAVPDRAELVFIGDSIINGQKTLAGVVDGSAHRPDKSWDFLISEKLQLNNDRIAYGGSGLTQRAKICPPTAIDFIWYAALNLPRPIDHQAKIAAVIVNLGSNDAAASEQEFTFSLKVLLRELTKRFHDSKIIFVEPFNGNFAAVFRKVIPNNDRVTLISNHDWHFQRTDAVHLSVAGHEQAAKVLLPLIEDCLHA, from the coding sequence ATGACTAATTTTCCTCTGACAATTGAATCAAATGCTTTTTTAGGCGGCTGGATCGAAGATCTGCCTAGCAAACAAATTATCTCGACTAATTTAGGTGCAGAAATTTATCTGAAAAGCCATCGCTGTTCAAAATTGCTTTTTAACTGGCCAAGCCATGTTTTAGGCAAACAACCATCGAGAATCTTGTTTTCGATTGACGGCGGCCCTTTTATTTCACAAAGTCTGGATAGTGATTATTTTCAGCTGGATCTGGATGCTGCTTGCGACCATTTGATTCGGATCATGACTCAGGCGATTACTTTTGTGCGTGCCGAAAGCTGGTCTTTAGCGGAAATATTTACGCTAAAAGGAATTCAATACGATGGCAGTCTCGTTGGTGCTGTTCCTGATCGAGCTGAGCTTGTTTTTATTGGCGATTCGATTATAAATGGCCAGAAAACGCTCGCTGGCGTGGTCGACGGGTCTGCTCATCGTCCAGACAAAAGCTGGGATTTTTTAATTTCAGAGAAGCTGCAACTGAATAACGACCGTATTGCTTATGGCGGCAGCGGTCTGACGCAAAGGGCCAAAATTTGTCCGCCAACTGCGATTGATTTTATTTGGTACGCTGCTTTAAACTTGCCGCGGCCAATTGATCACCAGGCAAAAATAGCCGCCGTCATCGTTAATTTAGGCAGTAATGATGCTGCCGCTAGCGAACAAGAGTTTACTTTTTCATTGAAAGTACTGCTCCGTGAGCTTACGAAACGTTTTCACGATTCAAAAATTATTTTTGTCGAACCTTTTAATGGCAATTTTGCAGCTGTTTTTCGAAAGGTCATTCCGAATAATGACAGAGTGACTTTAATTAGCAATCATGATTGGCACTTCCAAAGAACGGATGCTGTTCATTTGAGCGTCGCCGGACACGAACAAGCTGCTAAGGTGCTGCTGCCTTTGATCGAGGACTGCTTGCATGCTTGA
- a CDS encoding alpha-hydroxy-acid oxidizing protein, whose amino-acid sequence MTDNSKKIESAHAHRKDEHLSLVIWQWRHILPYSGLQFVRLDRPVLPNIRTDQVDHSVDLFGRHFDWPFYIEAMTGGSLRTGVINQKLAAIAKKYHLAMAVGSESIAISEKEAISSFSVVRETNPEGFIFANIGAGHSLDDAKEAVKIVDANALEIHINAVQELSMNEGDRDFSAWKNNIAKIIEQVQVPVIIKEVGFGMSKSAIKDLADLHPAAINIAGAGGTDFGRIEEARNRESLWETADQNNFASDEDKKEAIEAEDDLDFQSVLTSNTNLGISTSESLRFAKQANTALPIIANGGITNSLEVFNAMALGAKMAGIAGYFLFQLSKNNLEHTIESWQKQLPLLYAIYGAANSFQISQLKEIDPYDSLN is encoded by the coding sequence GTGACTGATAACTCAAAAAAAATTGAATCCGCTCATGCCCACCGTAAAGATGAACATTTAAGCTTAGTCATCTGGCAATGGCGGCATATTCTGCCCTACAGCGGTCTACAGTTTGTTCGTTTAGATCGGCCAGTGCTACCGAATATCAGAACAGACCAGGTTGATCATTCGGTTGACCTTTTTGGTAGACATTTTGACTGGCCCTTTTACATTGAGGCTATGACTGGTGGCAGTTTGAGGACTGGTGTCATCAACCAAAAACTGGCTGCGATTGCAAAAAAATACCACTTAGCAATGGCTGTCGGCTCAGAATCGATCGCCATCAGCGAGAAAGAGGCAATTAGTTCTTTTTCAGTCGTTCGCGAGACAAATCCCGAGGGTTTTATTTTTGCCAACATTGGTGCCGGTCATTCATTGGACGATGCTAAAGAAGCTGTCAAGATCGTTGACGCCAACGCCTTGGAAATACACATTAATGCTGTTCAAGAATTATCAATGAATGAGGGCGATCGAGATTTTAGTGCTTGGAAAAATAACATCGCTAAAATTATTGAGCAGGTTCAAGTACCTGTGATCATTAAAGAGGTCGGATTTGGTATGTCAAAAAGTGCTATCAAGGATCTAGCAGACCTCCATCCAGCCGCGATCAATATCGCTGGTGCCGGCGGCACCGATTTCGGTCGTATCGAAGAAGCACGAAATCGGGAATCATTGTGGGAAACAGCTGATCAAAATAATTTTGCAAGCGACGAGGACAAAAAAGAAGCTATCGAAGCAGAAGATGACCTGGATTTTCAAAGTGTTTTGACTAGCAACACAAACCTAGGCATTAGCACAAGCGAATCGCTGCGCTTTGCCAAGCAAGCTAATACAGCTCTGCCGATCATTGCAAACGGCGGCATCACAAATTCATTGGAAGTTTTTAACGCCATGGCACTTGGTGCTAAAATGGCGGGTATTGCTGGATATTTTCTTTTTCAATTAAGCAAAAATAATCTTGAACATACGATTGAAAGCTGGCAAAAACAGCTGCCGCTCCTTTATGCCATTTACGGTGCTGCTAATAGTTTTCAGATCAGCCAGTTAAAAGAAATTGATCCCTACGACTCGCTCAATTGA